In Leopardus geoffroyi isolate Oge1 chromosome D1, O.geoffroyi_Oge1_pat1.0, whole genome shotgun sequence, the genomic stretch AGTGACCGGTTGATAAGCAAAATACAGACTCCtcttttctgttcagtttctGCTGTGGTCCTCGAGCGGTGGTAGAGGGGGCCCGGGACCCAGGCCTCGTGAGCGATGTGGGGAGGGGtagttggggggggaggggggggcggtgccaggcccctcccacccagccctcACTGCTGCCGGTCGCTGGCCAGATTGGGGCAGGACCAGGAGGCCCTCTCACCTGTGGACCCCAGGCCCCTGGTAGGACCTAGTGTCAGCCCAGGGCTGCACAGAGGGGCCTTGGCCTCTCACCGCCCGTGCTGGTTCAGTCCACTTGCCAAGCTGCACACGGCAAGGGTGTAGGCGTCGCTGTAGAAAGCTGGGCTCAGAAAAGTTCTTCCTGTCCCCAGAGGCCCTGGACACCACGGGGGCAACAGAAAGACCCCTGGGAGCCCTCTGGCACCCATGGGCCGTGTGATCAGTTTCCACCCACAGGGTAACCTGGCTCCCAGGATGAAACATCAGGAGAAATGCTGGGATTGCCGGTAGCCAAAGGCtctgccccccggccccccagccaGAAAGGCTGCTCACGCCTCCTCCCCAGTAATTAACCTTCGTGGGCTCCAAGCAGCAGAACCCCTTGGGAACCATGACAGTCCAGGGCCCGGAGCCAGAGCCCTGCCCGCCCAGACCAACCGGCCAGACGCCGTGTGTGAGTGTGCGGCCGCCCCACGGCTCTGGTTTCCCTTACGCCCTTGGGCTTAGAGCTCCCAGCTGGGGGTTGTGGGGTGGACGAGAAGCCAGAAGGGCCCCAAGGGGGAGGTTGTGTGTTAGGAGGGGCAGGGCCTTGGCTCTTCCAGTTCCTTGCTGgagccaccctcccctcccgcaGCCGCCCTAGGGAGGAACCCCGTCTCCAGGGGGACGGGCCCTGCCAGCTACCCCACTCCTGACCCCCAGACCTGCTCACAGGGCGGGGCCTGAATAAGAGGCCTGGTGGGGGGAGTGTTGTGCCAGAAGTCCATGTGCCCGGCTTCCACAGGTGCGTATGTGCCCGTGTGCACGTGTTCATACGTGTGCCTGTCTGCTTGTGGGACGGGGACCCTGACCGGCACATAGGGCCCCACACAGACACCCTGGCAACAGGCAGGAGCACTGGATGGAGCTGCAGGCACAGGccagtcccctccccccgccagggCTGGggtgctgggttgtagggtgtCTGGAAGTCCGCTCCGGAGTTGGGCTCACGGGATGTCAGGATCAGTGGGCGTGGAGCCAGGCAGGTGACAAGACACTGGGTGTGCGTGGGGGGAGCTCCTCAGTGGGGCTTCGGGAGACAGGACCGGTGAAGGTGGGTGGGAGCCAGGAGAGGAGCCCTGAAGTCAGACCCCCAGGGTGCCCACAGTGAGAAAAGTGAATCTGGAGACCAAGTACAGGCAGCAGGTGGCGTTTGGCCGGAGGGTGGGGACCCTGGGGAGCATGGCTGCCAAGGCAGTTTGCGGGCCCCGGGGGAAGTAGGGTGCGGGCTGGAGCCTGAGGGCTCACGTGGGCTGCGAGTGAGGGACAAGCCTCCGTTGGTCCAGCGAGGAGCTTGCACGCGGGTCTGTCCGTAGGAGCAACCTGGCGGTGGGACAGGTGTGTCTGGTCACATACTtggacggggggcgggggcgagcTCGGGGAACAGCCCGAGGGCTCCTGGGAACACGGGGTCAGATGGGGACCGCCCTGCTGGACGTGGGCTGTTTCTGTTGGCACTCCGGGAGTTTGCTGCCGGTGGGTTAACCGTGTGCCCAGAGATGACGGGCTCATGTTGGTTCTGGTGGTAGGTTCACTGGTGGTTTCCGTAGAGTGAGGACAGGTTGGGAGACGGGGGGAGGGAGGACTCGGCAGTCTGGGTTGTGTCTGTGGCCGTGGTCAGCGTTTGGCTGCGCGTCAGCAGTGTGTCCACCACACAAGAACAGTGACACTCGGGGGCGTCCCTgggaggagcaggcagagggCAGCACCCTGGAGCCAGCAGGAGTGGGGGCTGGAAACAGATTCAGGGGCTCCTCCAGGAGACCCGCTGCCCCTCTGACTGGGCCCAGGGATCCCTGCCCGGCTCCTGATGGCCCCCATACAGATAACAGTTAAGGGGCAAAGTTCACACCGTCAGACCCCTGGGGAGCAGGCGAGGCCCTGGGGCTAGATGGAGGGGCCTCCCCGTGGCAGGGGACAGGACTGGAAGAGCCGAGAGTGGGTCAGGGAGGCACAGGGCCGTTCCGAGGCGCCACTGTGCCACTTTGTGCATCTGATCTCGTGGAGTTTGGTGGCTGCACCCGCGCACGTCCGGGAACTGCACTCCGGGCACTTGGTGGGGGGCCACGGCCGCGCAGGGTCTGTCTGGGCACAGCACCCCCTCCGGGGGTCACGGCGGCAACAGACACAGGGGGGCGGCTGCTGTCCACGCGCTTTATTAAGACATCCCAGAGCCTGCCCTGGCTCCGCTGTGGAATGTGGTTGGCGGGGCTGTCCGCCACTAGCACCAGGACCAGCGGGCGgcccttcaccccccccccccccacccacgaATGGCCCCAGCCCTGGGAGAAAACGCTGCTCTGCAGGACACACGGATTCGAGAAGCGCCAgaagcccctcccacccccagccccgcgcCTGCTGCCCTGCTGCAGCGTGGTGCTCACGGGGCTAGCTGAGGGTCCCCTTCCCTGTGCCCAGGATGGTGCGGAGTCCTGCAGCAGGGAGAGGCGGGTGGGCTACATCCTTCGGCAgcgaggtggggggcgggggtggcaggAGCGGAGCCTACGCACAGTAGGTATCAGCCTTCACCACCTGGCAGTACATGGTCATGGCGAAGGTCAGACCCAGGATCTGCGGGACATGAAGGGGGGCTGGGCAGGACTCCAGGAAGCCAGAAGCACGGACCTACCCCCCAGCTTCCCGGATGGCCTGCACCCCACTTCTCTGGGGGTgcccccccagccctggcagTCAGGCCCATCCTGGCCACATCCGCGAGCCATCCCAGGGCCTGCCCACCACAGGCAGACGGGGCTTCCTGGGGCTCGGCCCCGGGACCTGCCTCTCCCTCAGCTTGGCTCCCATGGGTTCCGCTGGCGGCTTTTTCACGTCCATATCACTCAGGACTTCCCTGGGGGCCGAGAAGACCACCCTCACCCTGCACTGGGCAGTCCCATGACTCCCACCCACCACAGCCACCGGGCAGGCCTAGGACCGCAGAACAAGGCCGGCCTGCCTGTGCCTGAGATGTCAAAGGTTACCTCCCCAGGGACTGGTCCCTGAGCATCCCCCATCAGCCGTGTGGGCTCAGGGAGCCTGAACCCGGGTGCTGACGAGCTGGGGTGCTAGGCTGGAGGCCGGGGTGGGTCTGGGCACCCAGCGTACCTGTACCAGTGCCGTGCACAGCCCGAAGATCCCCACAGCCAGGAGGTTCTCCTGGAGCCACATCTTCACGGTCTCGTAACACggctggaggaagagagggtgtCACAGGGGCTTCGAGAtcagccctccacccccaggtCCCGGGGccaggacaggagggaggggcgATGCAGGCACTCACCGCCTTCCACCAGGTGCCAGGTGCGTGGAGTCCACAGCTGTCACTGAACTCCAGGCAGCAGGAGTCGGGCACACGGGTGGCATTATAGACCTCGAACCAGTCGGTGTAGTTGGAGACCCCACAGCAGCGGAACTGCAGAGGGGCAGGCGCtaggagggctggggaggcaggtggtCCCTGTCCCCCTCACCCGACCTGgcacaccccaccccactccccagacTCACATCGGTCTGGATGATGCTCCAGGCATTAGTGAGGCCCACGTTTCCTGGGGTGCCATACAGGTGCAGACCCTTCTTAAGGTCTCGCTGGGCGTACCTGTCGATCTGCAGGTGCAGTGGGGTCAGCAGGGCCACCCCCACggccagccctgcctccctcatccagaccctgcaggtgccctgtgctccccccccccccctccttggAGTCCTCTCCTGCCAGAAGCCCCGTCCCTGTGCCGGGGActttgcccctgccccctggGGTGAACTCTGTGGTCTGGACCAGAGTGAGACACGCCAGCATGAACCGGTGTCCGCTCAAGGTCCGGATACTGACAGACAGGTGCAGAAACCCGAGAGCTGTCTGTACACACGGGTTGTTTGTACACGTGGCTCCGACCGTCGGCCGAGAGGCCCAGAGTGACAAGGAGCACGCCAGCCCCAGAACGTGGCTCCCAGGACCATCCTCCAGGGAAGGAGCCGGGGCTCCCGGAGAAACGGCTgggcccgggcccgggcccggggcAGGAGAcgccaggaaggaaaggaagtgcCCACCAGCAAGTGCACTGAGGGGAGGCCGCCAGAGGGACACAGGAGGAGCCAGAGGCGAGCTCCCAAGGGGCAGAGAAGCCCACGTGTGAGCAAGGTAAGGCCCAGGGTATGACCCGGAGTGTGAAACACGCAAAAGAGCCCTCAGTAAcgtaaataaatgattaagcaaGTAAATGGAGGCAGGAGATTTTCCCACCCAACAAGCATGGCGCTGAGGACAGGAGGAGCCAGAGGCGAGCTCCCAAGGGGCAGAGAAGCCCACGTGTGAGCAAGGTAAGGCCCAGGGTATGACCCGGAGTGTGAAACACGCAAAAGAGCCCTCAGTAAcgtaaataaatgattaagcaaGTAAATGGAGGCAGGAGATTTTCCCACCCAACAAGCATGGCGCTGAGGACAGGAGGAGCCAGAGGCGAGCTCCCAAGGGGCAGAGAAGCCCACGTGTGAGCAAGGTAAGGCCCAGGGTGTGACCCGGAGTGTGAAACACGCAAAAGAGCCCTCAGTAACGTAAATAAGTGATTAAGCAAGTAAATGGAGGCAGGAGATTTTCCCACCCAACAAGCATGGCGCTGAGGACAGGAGGAGCCAGAGGCGAGCTCCCAAGGGGCAGAGAAGCCCACGTGTGAGCAAGGTAAGGCCCAGGGTGTGACCCGGAGTGTGAAACACGCAAAAGAGCCCTCAGTAAcgtaaataaatgattaagcaaGTAAATGGAGGCAGGAGATTTTCCCACCCAACAAGCATGGCGCTGAGGACAGGAGGAGCCAGAGGCGAGCTCCCAAGGGGCAGAGAAGCCCACGTGTGAGCAAGGTAAGGCCCAGGGTATGACCCGGAGTGTGAAACACGCAAAAGAGCCCTCAGTAAcgtaaataaatgattaagcaaGTAAATGGAGGCAGGAGATTTTCCCACCCAACAAGCATGGCGCTGAGGACAGGAGGAGCCAGAGGCGAGCTCCCAAGGGGCAGAGAAGCCCACGTGTGAGCAAGGTAAGGCCCAGGGTATGACCCGGAGTGTGAAACACGCAAAAGAGCCCTCAGTAAcgtaaataaatgattaagcaaGTAAATGGAGGCAGGAGATTTTCCCACCCAACAAGCATGGCGCTGAGGACAGGAGGAGCCAGAGGCGAGCTCCCAAGGGGCAGAGAAGCCCACGTGTGAGCAAGGTAAGGCCCAGGGTATGACCCGGAGTGTGAAACACGCAAAAGAGCCCTCAGTAAcgtaaataaatgattaagcaaGTAAATGGAGGCAGGAGATTTTCCCACCCAACAAGCATGGCGCTGAGGACAGGAGGAGCCAGAGGCGAGCTCCCAAGGGGCAGAGAAGCCCACGTGTGAGCAAGGTAAGGCCCAGGGTATGACCCGGAGTGTGAAACACGCAAAAGAGCCCTCAGTAAcgtaaataaatgattaagcaaGTAAATGGAGGCAGGAGATTTTCCCACCCAACAAGCATGGCGCTGAGGACAGGAGGAGCCAGAGGCGAGCTCCCAAGGGGCAGAGAAGCCCACGTGTGAGCAAGGTAAGGCCCAGGGTATGACCCGGAGTGTGAAACACGCAAAAGAGCCCTCAGTAAcgtaaataaatgattaagcaaGTAAACGGAGGCAGGAGATTTTCCCACCCAACAAGCATGGCGCTGAGGACAGGAGGAGCCAGAGGCGAGCTCCCAAGGGGCAGAGAAGCCCACGTGTGAGCAAGGTAAGGCCCAGGGTATGACCCGGAGTGTGAAACACGCAAAAGAGCCCTCAGTAAcgtaaataaatgattaagcaaGTAAATGGAGGCAGGAGATTTTCCCACCCAACAAGCATGGCGCTGAGGACAGGAGGAGCCAGAGGCGAGCTCCCAAGGGGCAGAGAAGCCCACGTGTGAGCAAGGTAAGGCCCAGGGTGTGACCCGGAGTGTGAAACACGCAAAAGAGCCCTCAGTAAcgtaaataaatgattaagcaaGTAAATGGAGGCAGGAGATTTTCCCACCCAACAAGCATGGCGCTGAGGACAGGAGGAGCCAGAGGCGAGCTCCCAAGGGGCAGAGAAGCCCACGTGTGAGCAAGGTAAGGCCCAGGGTATGACCCGGAGTGTGAAACACGCAAAAGAGCCCTCAGTAAcgtaaataaatgattaagcaaGTAAATGGAGGCAGGAGATTTTCCCACCCAACAAGCATGGCGCTGAGGACAGGAGGAGCCAGAGGCGAGCTCCCAAGGGGCAGAGAAGCCCACGTGTGAGCAAGGTAAGGCCCAGGGTATGACCCGGAGTGTGAAACACGCAAAAGAGCCCTCAGTAAcgtaaataaatgattaagcaaGTAAATGGAGGCAGGAGATTTTCCCACCCAACAAGCATGGCGCTGAGGACAGGAGGAGCCAGAGGCGAGCTCCCAAGGGGCAGAGAAGCCCACGTGTGAGCAAGGTAAGGCCCAGGGTATGACCCGGAGTGTGAAACACGCAAAAGAGCCCTCAGTAAcgtaaataaatgattaagcaaGTAAATGGAGGCAGGAGATTTTCCCACCCAACAAGCATGGCGCTGAGGACAGGAGGAGCCAGAGGCGAGCTCCCAAGGGGCAGAGAAGCCCACGTGTGAGCAAGGTAAGGCCCAGGGTATGACCCGGAGTGTGAAACACGCAAAAGAGCCCTCAGTAAcgtaaataaatgattaagcaaGTAAATGGAGGCAGGAGATTTTCCCACCCAACAAGCATGGCGCTGAGGACAGGAGGAGCCAGAGGCGAGCTCCCAAGGGGCAGAGAAGCCCACGTGTGAGCAAGGTAAGGCCCAGGGTATGACCCGGAGTGTGAAACACGCAAAAGAGCCCTCAGTAAcgtaaataaatgattaagcaaGTAAACGGAGGCAGGAGATTTTCCCACCCAACAAGCATGGCGCTGAGGACAGGAGGAGCCAGAGGCGAGCTCCCAAGGGGCAGAGAAGCCCACGTGTGAGCAAGGTAAGGCCCAGGGTATGACCCGGAGTGTGAAACACGCAAAAGAGCCCTCAGTAAcgtaaataaatgattaagcaaGTAAATGGAGGCAGGAGATTTTCCCACCCAACAAGCATGGCGCTGAGGACAGGAGGAGCCAGAGGCGAGCTCCCAAGGGGCAGAGAAGCCCACGTGTGAGCAAGGTAAGGCCCAGGGTATGACCCGGAGTGTGAAACACGCAAAAGAGCCCTCAGTAAcgtaaataaatgattaagcaaGTAAACGGAGGCAGGAGATTTTCCCACCCAACAAGCATGGCGCTGAGGACAGGAGGAGCCAGAGGCGAGCTCCCAAGGGGCAGAGAAGCCCACGTGTGAGCAAGGTAAGGCCCAGGGTATGACCCGGAGTGTGAAACACGCAAAAGAGCCCTCAGTAAcgtaaataaatgattaagcaaGTAAATGGAGGCAGGAGATTTTCCCACCCAACAAGCATGGCGCTGAGGACAGTAGGAGCTCAGCACAGCTCCCCTGCCACCCACTCCCGAAGCCTCCAGGGAGTCCTGGAGTCCCCTCCAGGCCTGGCCTCTGGCAGCTGTGCTTAAAGCTGAGTCCCCAGTGGGTGGGATGCCCGGGACCGCTGCCTGTCCATACAGAGCGTCCACGCCGGGCACAGGGCTTGTGACTGCCACTGTCAGCCCCGCCTGTACCCGTCACCCACGGTGCCATGGCCCTCGCTGGGTGGtgaggacggagggagggaggaggtgaccGACCTTGTCAGTGTAGGCGAAGAAGAGGATGGTGATGGTGGCCTCCAGCAGgaacaccagcagcagcagcacaaaGAACTGCGGGGGAGACAGGCCCCAGCGACTTGGCCCCCTCGGCCCCTGGCTGCGCCCCGGCCCCTGGAGCCTTCCGAGGGTGGGGCTGCGAACTTCAGATACCCCAGTGCTGGGGGGAGCCCCAGCCGGGTGTCGGCCCCCGGAGACCAGCACGTCCCCTGATGCTGCCACACCCGCCTTGGAACCCTCCCCTccggctgggggtggagggggcctCTGGTCTTGCTCGGGAGCACAACCTCACACCTGCAAGCAGGCACCTGTGCCACATACCTGTGTCCCTGTGGTGGGCGGGTGGGTGGGGCGATGCCTaggggggccctggggagggggtgtccGAATGCAATGGCCCTGAGCCCAGGGTCACGCTTCTCAAGAAGCGGCCCCACCTGACTGCACAAAGCTTGCCCACTGGGTGGCAGTCCCCCACTCAAGCACCCCCTGAGGCACAGCCCTGACCTTGGCCACAGAGGCCCCAGGCCAGCCGAGCAGCAGAGGCATCCTTTGTCCACCATGCCTTTCCCGCAGACAGGGACAGGGCCAGGAGGTGGGACCATGCAGAGCAGGCCCTGTCCTCTCCTGGGGTCCCCGATCTGGCCTCCCCTCGGTGTGGGCTCAGGACTCCgggcccaccctgcccccagaAGGCCCCGGGCCCTGAACTCCCAAGTCACCCTGTGGGGAAGGCTGAGGTCAGGGCCCCACACACACCACGGcttcctgccccagggcagcTGGGGACGCAGCCACACCCCCACCTGCTGCTCCAAGGGACCAGAGGGGCCCCCAGCCTTGATGGGAGCATCTGGACACACTGAACACCTGGGGGAGCTGCGCCCTCTGAGGCCCCACCCTGGGCAAGGGCTCCCCAGACAAGATCGATGAGCGTGTGATTTAGGACTTGGAGCTGCCCGAGGCCTCGGCCAGACATATTAATAGGTGAGGAGCCCGGCCCGGGGATCCTTCTCCGCCTCCGTTATCTGTGATTAATGTTCCCGACGACGGAGGGGAGACGCAGCCTGCCTGTAAATGGGCCTCCGAGGCGGAGGTGGGGACCGCGAGCCTCTCAGCGGAGGGTGCGGGGGCGGGGAGTCCCAGGAAGGGTGTTCTCAGAGGAAGCAGGCTCGGTACAGGCTGCACCCGCCTGCGTCTGTCTTGTCGAGGGGCTGCCACGGGCCACGGTGTCAGGGGCACTCACGGTGAGCAGCAGACACTTGTTCTCCTTGATGGCCCCGATGCAGCCCACGAAGCCGATGGCCATGACGAAGGTGCCGGTCACGATGAGCAGGTTGGCAGCCGACAGGGACgggaaggaggaggacagggtaGCAAAGTTCCCCTGCGTGGCAGCCAGCCAGATGCCAACCCCGAGGATGCCGCAGCCCCCCAGCTGGCACCGCCGGGACAGGGGAGAGGGCGGTGAGGCCGACGTCTGTGTGCCCCACACCACCCAGAGCGACACCCGAGGGGCCCTGCACACCCTCACCCACCCTGCTGACCTCCCAGGACCAGCCACCCCTCGCGGTGTCATCCCAGCACCCAGCCGTTCCCCCCTCAACACACCCCCAACCCACGGCATCAGTGATACGGACCCCAAGGTCCCCCACCTGTGGCGCTGGGGATACTCTGTCCCAATGACCCTGGTGAGGCAGCCTGGGCAGGGGGCCCCAGGGCTCCCCCAAACACCACCCCTCCAGGAGgcacccccctctgcccccacagccTCTCTGGACCTGGATAGTCAGGGAGACCATCCCTGCAGACCCTGCCGGACCCCACGCTCCCCTGGTCCTAAAACCACCTCCCCACGGGCCCCTCTGGTGTCCCCAGCTGTCCCTTCTAAGTGTGAGCGCCAAAGCACCCCTCGGGCCCCCACGTGGAGGCCAGCACCAGAGTGCAGCAGGGAGCCCGATCCCGACCCGGGCCGCCCCTCTCGACCACTGGAGCTTTTACTGAATGTCATCGTTGCTCTtatcacaaaaacaaaacgacaggaaggaggagaaggcagagtgAAGAGTCGGGAGAGGGCCCTCGGCCTCGCATGGTGACAGGAGAGCAAGGTGGGCCCGGGCTGGCTAGGGGGCCCCGGGCTCTGGCCCCCACCCCTCAGACGCTGGGGCTAGGGCCCTGGGTGGTCTCAGAACGGGACGGGAGAATGTGTTCCAGGGTGCGGGCTGGAGGCGGTTAGCCCCACTAACACTGACCAGCACCTAGACCCCAAAACCTGGGCTTCAATGAGACCGCTTGGGGACCCAAGGCTTTCCCAGACTCTGGGAAAGGCCAGCCTCCTCACCATCTGGCCGGGCCCACACGGCCTCAGCCCCCAGCACACTCCTGGGCATGACGTCCCTCTAAAATCAGCCTAAATGCCCAGGACAGGCTGGGTCGCAGACCCCAGGGTATACGGCATCCACCCAGGGCTACCACAAGCCCTGCACACCCCGCACGAGCTTCCTGAGCCCAGATGGCCAGATTCCACCCCATTTCCCAGACAAGTAAACTGAGGCTGGGAAATGAGCCACCTGCCCTGTCGGTCGGAGGCAGAGCCAGGGGGAGCCGGGACTATCTGCACACAGCGCCTCCCCGAGCCTCGCCAGGACCCCGTGACACAGCAGACCCCACG encodes the following:
- the TSPAN4 gene encoding tetraspanin-4 isoform X1; this encodes MARGCLQGVKFLMFAFNLLFWLGGCGILGVGIWLAATQGNFATLSSSFPSLSAANLLIVTGTFVMAIGFVGCIGAIKENKCLLLTFFVLLLLVFLLEATITILFFAYTDKIDRYAQRDLKKGLHLYGTPGNVGLTNAWSIIQTDFRCCGVSNYTDWFEVYNATRVPDSCCLEFSDSCGLHAPGTWWKAPCYETVKMWLQENLLAVGIFGLCTALVQILGLTFAMTMYCQVVKADTYCA
- the TSPAN4 gene encoding tetraspanin-4 isoform X2, producing the protein MARGCLQGVKFLMFAFNLLFWLGGCGILGVGIWLAATQGNFATLSSSFPSLSAANLLIVTGTFVMAIGFVGCIGAIKENKCLLLTIDRYAQRDLKKGLHLYGTPGNVGLTNAWSIIQTDFRCCGVSNYTDWFEVYNATRVPDSCCLEFSDSCGLHAPGTWWKAPCYETVKMWLQENLLAVGIFGLCTALVQILGLTFAMTMYCQVVKADTYCA